A genomic stretch from Candidatus Kapaibacterium thiocyanatum includes:
- a CDS encoding short-chain dehydrogenase, with translation MNDVLSSFHLDGRVAIVTGAAGLIGREHCRALAAAGAVVIAADVDQHAAIDAAAEIGEPHRGVMLDVTNPGSLVALRDMLLADYGRIDVLVNNAAINDMVEHPVLAAELSSFERYPLALWKRVFDVNVTGVFLCCQVFGAVMAGRGAGSIINIGSTYGSVAPDQSIYRTPDGKQPFFKSAAYPASKGAVGMLTRFLASYWGHAGVRVNTLSPGGVENGQQQYFIDNYSKRTPIGRMAGRSDYRGALVFLASDASSYMTGHDLVVDGGWTIW, from the coding sequence ATGAACGACGTCCTCTCGTCCTTCCATCTCGACGGTCGTGTGGCCATCGTCACCGGTGCAGCCGGCCTCATCGGTCGTGAGCACTGCCGTGCACTCGCGGCAGCAGGTGCCGTCGTCATCGCCGCAGACGTCGATCAGCACGCCGCCATCGATGCCGCCGCCGAGATCGGCGAACCGCATCGCGGCGTAATGCTCGACGTGACCAATCCCGGGTCGCTCGTGGCACTGCGCGACATGCTGCTTGCGGACTACGGACGCATCGACGTGCTCGTGAACAATGCGGCCATCAACGATATGGTCGAGCATCCTGTGCTGGCCGCGGAGCTATCGTCCTTCGAACGGTATCCGCTCGCCTTGTGGAAGCGCGTCTTCGACGTCAACGTCACGGGTGTCTTCCTCTGCTGCCAGGTCTTCGGTGCCGTCATGGCCGGACGCGGAGCGGGCAGCATCATCAACATCGGTTCCACCTACGGTAGTGTAGCGCCCGATCAGTCCATCTACAGGACGCCCGACGGCAAGCAGCCCTTCTTCAAATCGGCCGCCTATCCCGCCAGCAAGGGTGCGGTGGGGATGCTGACGCGATTCCTCGCATCGTACTGGGGACATGCGGGCGTGCGGGTCAATACGCTCTCGCCCGGGGGCGTCGAGAACGGTCAGCAACAGTATTTCATCGACAACTACAGCAAGCGCACACCCATCGGCCGCATGGCCGGTCGCTCGGACTATCGGGGTGCCCTGGTCTTCCTCGCGAGCGATGCATCCTCCTACATGACCGGACACGATCTGGTCGTGGACGGAGGCTGGACGATCTGGTAA
- a CDS encoding N-acetylneuraminate synthase: protein MSQRSIMLGDRRVGDDAPVYVIAEIGINHNGSVETAKKMIDGAVAAGADCVKFQKRTPEICVPRDQWLIERDTPWGRMTYIDYRYKVEFNAEDYAEIQRYCRANGIDWTVSCWDEEAVQFMERYFDVPFYKAASASLTDISLLHAMQATGRPLMISTGMSTMEEIEEAISVLDPRQLLVAHATSSYPAPVAELNLRMITTLRARFPEIVIGYSGHETGLATTWAAVALGAGFVERHITLDRAMWGTDQAASVELGGLERLVENIRDIEVALGDGIKRVYDSEIGPRAKLRRVPSRETVTV from the coding sequence ATGTCGCAACGTTCAATCATGCTCGGCGACCGTCGCGTAGGCGACGACGCACCGGTCTACGTCATTGCCGAAATCGGCATCAACCACAACGGCTCGGTCGAAACCGCGAAGAAGATGATCGACGGTGCCGTTGCCGCCGGGGCCGACTGCGTCAAGTTCCAGAAGCGTACTCCCGAGATCTGCGTTCCGCGCGATCAGTGGCTGATCGAACGCGATACGCCCTGGGGACGCATGACCTATATCGACTACCGTTACAAGGTCGAATTCAATGCCGAAGACTACGCCGAGATCCAGCGCTATTGCCGCGCCAATGGTATCGACTGGACAGTGTCGTGCTGGGACGAGGAAGCCGTCCAGTTCATGGAACGCTACTTCGACGTACCCTTCTACAAGGCCGCCTCGGCTTCGCTCACGGATATCTCCCTGTTGCACGCCATGCAGGCCACCGGACGTCCGTTGATGATCTCTACGGGTATGTCCACGATGGAGGAGATCGAAGAAGCCATCTCCGTGCTCGATCCTCGCCAGCTTCTCGTGGCTCATGCGACGTCGTCCTATCCAGCACCCGTCGCCGAGCTCAACCTCAGGATGATCACCACGTTGCGTGCGCGGTTCCCGGAGATCGTGATCGGATATTCCGGACACGAGACGGGCCTCGCCACGACGTGGGCGGCCGTCGCTCTCGGTGCCGGCTTCGTCGAACGCCACATCACACTCGATCGCGCCATGTGGGGTACGGACCAGGCCGCCTCCGTCGAACTCGGTGGACTCGAACGTCTTGTAGAGAACATCCGCGACATCGAAGTGGCTCTCGGTGACGGCATCAAGCGCGTCTACGACAGCGAGATCGGTCCGCGTGCCAAGCTGCGCCGCGTTCCTTCACGCGAGACAGTGACGGTCTGA
- a CDS encoding fatty acid hydroxylase, with the protein MSNLEVVTMGITIGAALLFIALERMAPYSKGQRLFREGFWNDFFWYTIVQSYVLGLIIFNVLHYVDTGTGIHRWTLVRDLPLVVQVVIFLVVHDLYIYWFHRLQHRSATLWRLHEAHHSTHDVDWLSGSRSHSLEIMINQTIEFAPIVLLASPEVAVIKGCIDAVWGMYIHSNIDVRTGWLQYVINGPEMHRWHHAVDDEAHNRNFSTKLAIWDWMFGTAYLPKGAKPSGYGLGAPFPKNYFVQHAYAFRPLDDDAVDDRSGS; encoded by the coding sequence ATGAGCAATCTCGAAGTCGTCACGATGGGGATTACGATAGGGGCCGCGCTGCTGTTCATCGCACTGGAGCGTATGGCCCCCTATTCGAAGGGGCAGAGACTCTTCCGTGAAGGATTCTGGAACGACTTCTTCTGGTACACGATCGTCCAGAGCTACGTTCTCGGCCTGATCATCTTCAACGTACTCCACTACGTGGACACCGGAACCGGAATACATCGATGGACGCTCGTACGCGATCTGCCGCTCGTCGTGCAGGTCGTGATCTTCCTCGTCGTGCACGACCTCTACATCTACTGGTTCCATCGCCTCCAGCATCGCAGCGCAACGCTCTGGCGGCTGCACGAGGCCCATCACTCGACACACGATGTGGACTGGTTGAGCGGATCGCGTTCGCACTCGCTCGAAATCATGATCAACCAGACCATCGAGTTCGCGCCGATCGTCCTGCTGGCCTCGCCCGAGGTCGCCGTCATCAAGGGATGTATCGATGCCGTCTGGGGAATGTATATTCACAGCAACATCGACGTGCGAACGGGCTGGTTGCAATACGTGATCAACGGTCCGGAAATGCATCGCTGGCATCATGCGGTGGACGACGAGGCGCACAACAGGAATTTCTCGACAAAGCTGGCGATATGGGACTGGATGTTCGGTACCGCCTACCTCCCGAAGGGTGCCAAGCCATCCGGATACGGTCTCGGCGCACCCTTCCCGAAGAACTATTTCGTACAGCATGCCTATGCCTTCAGACCCCTCGACGACGATGCCGTCGACGATCGTTCCGGATCATGA
- a CDS encoding AraC family transcriptional regulator, which translates to MTTITIEPFAVAGIAVRTTNENGQAMTDIPALWARFMSENVIVRIPGRVDDTVYCIYTDYEKDHTRPYTTLLGCKVASLDDLPAGLTGKVLGGGTYTPFIAKGDLTEGIVYHEWLRIWNAGIDRTFTTDFEVYGPKATDMKNAEVDIFIAVA; encoded by the coding sequence ATGACGACCATCACCATCGAACCATTCGCCGTCGCCGGCATCGCCGTACGGACGACCAACGAGAACGGCCAGGCCATGACGGACATTCCCGCGTTGTGGGCGCGGTTCATGTCGGAGAACGTCATCGTACGCATTCCGGGCCGCGTCGACGACACGGTCTACTGTATCTACACGGATTACGAGAAGGATCACACCCGGCCATATACGACGCTTCTGGGCTGCAAGGTGGCCAGCCTCGACGATCTTCCCGCAGGTCTCACGGGCAAGGTCCTGGGTGGCGGAACCTATACTCCGTTCATTGCGAAGGGCGATCTCACGGAAGGCATCGTCTACCACGAATGGTTACGTATCTGGAATGCCGGCATCGACCGCACGTTCACGACCGATTTCGAAGTGTACGGTCCGAAAGCCACGGACATGAAGAATGCCGAAGTCGATATCTTCATCGCCGTCGCATAA
- a CDS encoding cation transporter → MTALIRFIIAFSLRNRFLILFATAGLIVAGLVSFSTTIIDAFPDVTNTQVTIITQWPGRGAEEVEKFVTIPIEASVNGVARKSSLRSTTLFGLSVIRIIFDDDVSDLEARQNVASLLANADMPEGVNPEIQPPYGPTGEIFRYTLRSKTHSVSDLKSLQDWVIERRIRSVSGVADVVSFGGVVKTFEIGVNPNLLKKYDLTPLAVYDAVTKSNVNVGGDVIEKNDQAYVVRGIGLLQSIDDINNIIVDYIDGMPILVKNVADVYESTLPRLGQVGRNAEPDVVQGIVVMRKGKDPGLVIKALQEKLDEIRATALPNDVEIVPFYNRQNLIDYCIGTVSHNIVEGIILVTVIVLLFMADLRATFIVAIIIPLSLLFAFVCLKIKGMPANLLSIGAIDFGIIIDGAVVMVEGIFVALDHLSHKMGMDRFNKMSKLGIIKRVGTEMGKSVFFAKIIIVTCLIPLFAFQKVEGKLFTPLAYTLTFALLGALLLTLTLVPVLVSILMRKNVRERHNVIVDFIRKRIIGLYDLAARNRKVSITATAGVVAAGIMSFGLLGTEFLPHLNEGAMYVRANLPLSISLEEAVRLSAGMRDIIRNFPEVRGVLSQTGRPNDGTDPTGFYNVEFHVDLVPQAQWKRHITRDDLVSEMQRRLAIYPGINFNFSQPIMDNVEEAVSGVKGSIAVKIFGQDLHVIEKQAEHVESILHKVPGIADLGIIRNLGQPELRIELDKQRMATYGVTSADANSVIAMAIGGKAASQFYDGERKYGIRVRYLQEYRSNETEIADLRVPTLHGTTVPLKEIATIKSVTGPLLLFREGAARFIAVKFSIRDRDMGSTIADAQQQIGKAVKLPAGVTLTWTGDFENQQRAESTLAVAVPISLILIFLILLATTGNVRDAVLIILNVPFALIGGIWGLLLSGTNFSISAGIGFIALSGICILNGVLLVNEFHRRRTVDKLSLKDAIRAGVESRIRPIIMTALMGILGLLPAALSTGIGSDAQRPLAIVVVSGFVTAAILSLVIFPQLFYAAYHRHRKYTG, encoded by the coding sequence GATCCTCTTCGCGACGGCAGGTCTCATCGTGGCTGGCCTGGTATCGTTCTCGACGACGATCATCGATGCCTTCCCCGATGTCACCAATACGCAGGTGACGATCATCACGCAATGGCCGGGAAGAGGTGCGGAAGAAGTCGAGAAGTTCGTCACCATCCCCATCGAAGCGTCCGTGAACGGCGTCGCGAGGAAGAGTTCGCTGCGCAGTACGACGCTCTTCGGTCTGTCCGTGATCAGGATCATCTTCGACGACGACGTCTCGGACCTGGAAGCACGGCAGAACGTCGCCAGCCTGCTCGCCAATGCCGACATGCCCGAAGGCGTCAATCCCGAGATACAACCACCGTATGGCCCCACGGGCGAGATCTTCCGCTATACGCTGCGCAGCAAGACGCACTCGGTCAGCGATCTGAAGTCGCTGCAGGACTGGGTGATCGAACGCCGCATCAGGTCCGTGAGCGGCGTGGCGGACGTCGTGAGCTTCGGCGGCGTGGTCAAGACCTTCGAGATCGGCGTCAATCCGAACCTGCTCAAGAAGTACGACCTCACGCCGCTCGCCGTCTACGACGCCGTCACCAAGAGCAACGTCAACGTCGGTGGCGACGTCATCGAGAAGAACGATCAGGCCTACGTCGTCCGCGGTATCGGCCTGCTGCAGTCGATCGACGACATCAACAACATCATCGTCGATTACATCGACGGCATGCCGATCCTCGTCAAGAACGTCGCAGACGTCTACGAATCCACCCTGCCGAGACTCGGCCAGGTCGGACGCAACGCGGAGCCCGACGTCGTCCAGGGTATCGTCGTCATGCGCAAGGGCAAGGATCCAGGCCTCGTCATCAAGGCCCTCCAGGAGAAGCTCGACGAGATACGCGCGACGGCGCTGCCGAACGATGTGGAGATCGTGCCCTTCTACAACAGACAGAACCTCATCGACTACTGCATCGGCACGGTATCGCACAACATCGTGGAAGGCATCATCCTCGTCACGGTCATCGTGCTGCTCTTCATGGCCGACCTGCGCGCCACGTTCATCGTGGCCATCATCATTCCCCTGTCATTGCTCTTCGCCTTCGTCTGCCTCAAGATCAAGGGCATGCCCGCGAATCTGCTGTCGATCGGCGCCATCGACTTCGGCATCATCATCGACGGGGCCGTGGTGATGGTGGAGGGGATATTCGTGGCATTGGACCATCTATCCCACAAGATGGGCATGGACCGGTTCAACAAGATGTCGAAGCTCGGCATCATCAAGCGCGTGGGCACGGAGATGGGCAAGTCCGTCTTCTTCGCCAAGATCATCATCGTCACGTGTCTCATTCCGCTCTTCGCCTTCCAGAAGGTCGAAGGGAAGCTCTTCACGCCGCTGGCCTATACGTTGACGTTCGCCCTGCTTGGAGCGTTGCTGCTCACGCTCACGCTCGTACCGGTACTGGTGAGTATCCTCATGCGGAAGAACGTGCGGGAGCGCCACAACGTCATCGTCGACTTCATCCGCAAACGTATCATCGGCCTCTACGATCTCGCGGCACGTAACAGGAAGGTCTCCATCACGGCCACGGCCGGTGTCGTGGCAGCCGGTATCATGTCCTTCGGCCTGCTGGGTACGGAATTCCTGCCGCACCTCAACGAAGGAGCCATGTACGTACGGGCCAATCTTCCCCTCAGCATCTCGCTCGAGGAAGCCGTGCGTCTGTCGGCAGGCATGCGTGACATCATCCGCAACTTCCCCGAAGTGCGCGGTGTGCTGTCGCAGACGGGACGCCCGAACGACGGAACGGATCCAACGGGATTCTACAACGTGGAATTCCATGTCGACCTCGTGCCGCAGGCACAGTGGAAGCGGCATATCACACGCGACGACCTGGTGTCCGAAATGCAACGTCGCCTCGCCATCTATCCGGGCATCAACTTCAACTTCTCGCAGCCGATCATGGACAACGTCGAGGAAGCCGTGTCGGGTGTGAAGGGATCGATCGCCGTCAAGATCTTCGGCCAGGACCTGCACGTCATCGAGAAACAGGCCGAGCATGTGGAGTCGATCCTTCACAAGGTACCCGGCATCGCCGACCTCGGCATCATCCGCAACCTCGGTCAACCCGAACTCCGCATCGAGCTCGACAAGCAGCGCATGGCCACCTACGGCGTGACGTCGGCCGACGCGAACAGCGTCATCGCCATGGCCATCGGCGGGAAAGCCGCATCGCAGTTCTACGATGGCGAGCGCAAGTACGGTATCCGTGTGCGCTACCTGCAGGAATATCGCAGCAACGAAACGGAGATCGCCGATCTGCGCGTACCCACGCTCCACGGCACGACCGTTCCGCTGAAGGAAATCGCCACCATCAAGTCCGTCACCGGCCCGTTGCTCCTCTTCCGCGAGGGCGCCGCACGATTCATCGCCGTGAAGTTCTCCATCCGCGACCGCGACATGGGCAGCACCATCGCCGACGCGCAGCAGCAGATCGGCAAAGCCGTGAAGCTGCCTGCGGGAGTGACGCTGACGTGGACGGGCGACTTCGAGAACCAGCAGCGCGCGGAGTCCACACTGGCCGTCGCGGTTCCCATCAGCCTCATCCTCATCTTCCTGATCCTCCTGGCCACCACGGGGAACGTCCGCGACGCCGTCCTCATCATCCTGAACGTACCGTTCGCATTGATCGGCGGCATCTGGGGTCTGCTTCTCTCGGGTACCAACTTCAGCATCTCGGCGGGCATCGGCTTCATCGCCCTGTCGGGCATATGCATCCTGAACGGCGTGCTGCTGGTCAACGAATTCCACCGACGGCGTACGGTCGACAAGCTGTCGCTGAAGGACGCCATCCGCGCAGGCGTGGAAAGCCGCATACGTCCCATCATCATGACGGCACTCATGGGCATCCTGGGCCTGTTGCCGGCCGCATTGTCGACGGGTATCGGTTCGGACGCCCAGCGTCCCCTGGCCATCGTCGTCGTCAGCGGCTTCGTCACGGCAGCCATCCTCTCGCTGGTGATCTTCCCGCAACTGTTCTATGCGGCGTATCACCGCCACAGAAAGTATACGGGATAG